The segment GCGCAGCAGGCGAACGAGCGCGAGCGTCGAGTTGGCCTTGAGCGCGTAGTGCACGGCGTGCGGCACGCCGGAGAACGCGGCCTCGAGGGCGCGGTACCGCTCGCGCACGACGCCGGCGCTGTAACAGTAGAACGGGGTGCCGACGGCGGCCGCGACGGCGGCGAGGTCGGCGCCGTCGCAGTGGAGGGTGGCGCGATGGGACGTGATCACGATGGCAATCGAGCGGGAGCCGGGTTTCCAGGGATTGTATGCCGCGAGCGTCGTGACGATCCACTCCCGGCCCGCGCGCCGTGCGGGCACGACAGACGCCGGCGGGTCGTTTGACGCTCCCCTGCCCCTTTGTTATGCTGCGGGGCGGTTCACCGCCTCAGCCTCCCACACGCGTTCATGCCTGCCGATCCCTCTGCCGCGCCGCAGCCCTCAGCCACCGACGGGCTGATCGAGCGCTGCCTCGAGGGCGACCAGGCCTCGTGGGAGCAGATCGTCCGCCTGCACTGGCGGAAGGTGTTCAACGTGGCCTACAAGTTCGTCGGCAAGCACGACGAGGCCGAGGACCTGACGCAGGACATCTTCCTCAAGATCTTCAGGTCGCTGCACACGTTCGACCGGCGCGCGAACTTTCAGACGTGGTTGATCAGCGTCAGCCGGAACCTGTGCATCGACCACTACCGGTCGGTCAGGAAGGAGCGCGAGACAATCGACCGCGACGTCGACGCCGGCGACCTCTCGCCCGTGTCGCGCGAGGTGAGCCCCTACGCCTCGCTCGAGCACGCCAACCAGCGGGCGCTGCTGCGCGAGGCGCTCGACCTGCTCGCGCCGACACTGCGGTCGGCCGTGCTGCTGCGTGACATCAAGGAGTACTCGTACCAGGAAATCGCCGACACGCTGGAGCTGCCCGAGGGCACGGTCAAATCGCGGATCAACCGCGGCCGTCTCGAACTCGCGCGCCAGATTCGTCGTCTTCAGGAAAGAAGCGGAGCCAGGGAATGAACCTGACCACCGAACGCGTGCAGGACGTCACGATCGTCCGGGTGAAGGAGACCCGGATGATGTACCCGCTGCTCGGGGAGTTCTCGACCACCGTGTCGGGGCTGATCACCGACGGCACCCGGAAGCTCGTCGTCGACCTCGCCGAGGTGGCCTACGTCGACTCGGCCACCATCGGCTGCCTCATGGACCTCTATCGCCAGATGTCGGCCGTCGGTGGCGCGTTCAAGCTCGCCTCGGTGCAGCGGCGCGTCGAGACGATGCTGACGATGACGGGGGCCCAGAACTTCATCGACGTCCACCAGAGCGAGCCGGAGGCCATCGAGAGTTTCGGGGGCGGAGATGGCC is part of the Acidobacteriota bacterium genome and harbors:
- a CDS encoding RNA polymerase sigma factor, producing MPADPSAAPQPSATDGLIERCLEGDQASWEQIVRLHWRKVFNVAYKFVGKHDEAEDLTQDIFLKIFRSLHTFDRRANFQTWLISVSRNLCIDHYRSVRKERETIDRDVDAGDLSPVSREVSPYASLEHANQRALLREALDLLAPTLRSAVLLRDIKEYSYQEIADTLELPEGTVKSRINRGRLELARQIRRLQERSGARE
- a CDS encoding STAS domain-containing protein, whose translation is MNLTTERVQDVTIVRVKETRMMYPLLGEFSTTVSGLITDGTRKLVVDLAEVAYVDSATIGCLMDLYRQMSAVGGAFKLASVQRRVETMLTMTGAQNFIDVHQSEPEAIESFGGGDGHD